The sequence TGTTTCTAATTCATCACGAATTTTTTTGTGCATTAGATTATTTTCTATATTTTTTGTTTTGTTTTGTTCAAGCTCGTTTATAATTTTTCGCTGATTTTCAATCTGTTTATTGGCTTCATGTATGCCTTTTTCATGTAAAGTAATTTGTGATTGAGTCTTTTCTAATGATTCACACAATTTTTTGTGTGTTTTTTCTAGTTCTTGATAGTGTGCATGTTGTGTTTTTTTCTTCTCAGCTTCTTGCTTGATAATCTCAAGTGATTTATGTTGTGTTATCAAAGTCGCTTTTAAGTTTGTTATAATAGTGCGTAATCGATCAAAGCGATGTTCTAAGAATTCCTGCTGGCTTGCAAATTTTTGCTTTAAAAATCGTCGTCGTGCTGCAGAAAGATTTTGCTCACACAAAGGGCAACTTGGTGAATCTGCATCATGAACAAGTGCTTTTTTTTGTTGGAGTGCATTAAGCTCCTGCTTTGTCCAATTGCCTTGTGCGATGTAGCGTTGATAATATTCTTTGCGCCGCTCAAACTGCTTGAGTTCACTTTCTTGTTTTTTGTCATTATGTGGCTGTTGTGTTGTGGTTTTTTTCAACATTTGAATTGTTGCTACACACGCGTTTATTTCTATTTCTTGTTCTTGTATATTTTTTTCTAATTCATCTATTTTCTTATGATTATTTTGTCTTTCGATAGTCAAACGTTCCAAATGTATTTGTTTTTTTTGTATTTCTTGTGTGTACTTGTGTGTAATTTCTTGAGTTACTTTTTGAATATCTTCTTTTTTTTTAAGTATGTGCTCTTTGAGTTGCAAATGTTCTTGTAGTAGCTCGTTATATTGATTGATTTTTTGTGTCAAATCTTCTTTTTTCTCCGTTACGTGCTGCATATTCGTTTGCTCAAGTTGTTGTTGGTGAACCGAGCGCCATGCATCGACGTGTGTGTGTAATAGTTCTTGTTGTTCATTTATTTTTTCTTTTAATTGCTTAAGTCGTACCTGCACAATTTCATAATTTTTTTTAACCTCGAGTAGCAGCTCTCTTTCTTTCTGTTTTAGCTTTATTTGTATGATGATTTGAGCTTCTTTTTTTTTTAATTCATCAATTTGTTTAGAGGTTGCGACGAGTTCTTTTTCTAATTCTTCTTTATACTTTAATTCTTGTGTACGCTTTTCTTGGATAGCCAAATATCCTTTTCGTTCATTAGTGCAGTAGCGCATTTTTTCATTAGCCAATTTTTTTATTTGTTCGTACTCATTAAGCCCCAAAATGGTGGCTAAAATTTCTTTACGATCTTTAGGCATTTTTTGAGAAAATTCATTGGCTTGCCCTTGTCGTAAAAAGGCAGAGTTGGTAAATGATTCAAAACCTAAATGAATTGTGTCCTCTATTTTTTT comes from Candidatus Dependentiae bacterium and encodes:
- a CDS encoding SMC family ATPase, which codes for MIPIKLQLKNFLSYGPTLQTIDFGQYPLICLSGKNGHGKSALLDAITWAIWGQARKTNSTSKADEGLLRLGQTQMQVILEFECNNQHYRIRREFALSYGKSYAALDFGIFNQDKKSFIPLTDKTIKKTQKKIEDTIHLGFESFTNSAFLRQGQANEFSQKMPKDRKEILATILGLNEYEQIKKLANEKMRYCTNERKGYLAIQEKRTQELKYKEELEKELVATSKQIDELKKKEAQIIIQIKLKQKERELLLEVKKNYEIVQVRLKQLKEKINEQQELLHTHVDAWRSVHQQQLEQTNMQHVTEKKEDLTQKINQYNELLQEHLQLKEHILKKKEDIQKVTQEITHKYTQEIQKKQIHLERLTIERQNNHKKIDELEKNIQEQEIEINACVATIQMLKKTTTQQPHNDKKQESELKQFERRKEYYQRYIAQGNWTKQELNALQQKKALVHDADSPSCPLCEQNLSAARRRFLKQKFASQQEFLEHRFDRLRTIITNLKATLITQHKSLEIIKQEAEKKKTQHAHYQELEKTHKKLCESLEKTQSQITLHEKGIHEANKQIENQRKIINELEQNKTKNIENNLMHKKIRDELETINKNLVNNSYNRQEHRKTQIELEKIEKLHKQHIKFLQELSKQAERRQQISSLCIQLKKNKKEKKVLDKEQEKYKKKFEKEDILKKEEAILTEKQQLLVREKEKVLQQKGRIENQKEKLAQVEKEFKNEEKILENLQQTIDDYHAIATATGKDGIQALLIEDAIPEIEQEANYLLAKLTDNQSQIIIESLRDLKKGGTRETLDIKVSDSMGIRPYEMFSGGEAFRIDFALRIAISKLLARRAGTLLQTLIIDEGFGSQDEEGLYHIMDAIYKIQDDFCKVIIVSHLTSIKDMFPVHFFIQKGADGSVVKVIEQG